In Dethiobacter alkaliphilus AHT 1, the genomic window TTAGCCTTAACCATCTGCCCTACTTTAGGATTAGAGACACCAATTACACCTGCTGCTTTGACATGAGGGTGAGTGTAAAGTACTTCTTCCACATCTCTGGCAAAAATCGAATAGCCTTTGAATTTGATAAGATCTCTGGTGCGGTCAACAAAATGGAAGTATCCTTCTTCATCCATATATCCCAGGTCGCCTGTACGTAACCACTGCTCTCCGTTTATCTGCACCAGTGTTTCAGCAGTAGCTTCCGGCTTGTTCCAATATCCCATCATCACATTGGGTCCTTGCAAAACAATCTCTCCCACTTCTCCCGGAGGTACAAACTCCGTAGAATCAATGGCTATGACTGCTGCCTTAACGTTGGAGACAGGAATACCCATGGTTCCGGTCTTGGGCCGGTTGCGAGGATTTACAATAGACACCCCTCCACTTTCCGTCTGCCCATATCCTTCAATAATCTGTGTACCCGTACGCTTTTCCCAATCCTGCACAGTTCTTTCATGAAGTGTATCCGCACCGCAAATCAGCAGTTTCAGACGTTTCCAGTCTACTCTGCCGGTTTTATCATACTCCTTTAGGTATTCATACATTGTGGGCACACCGAAAAAACCGGTACATTGGTAACGCTCTACTGCAGCTAAAACTTCATCTATATCCGGTGTAGTAAATATTACTAAAGTGGCACCCTGGGTTAATCCCATCACCATAATGACCAGCTGACCATAGATATGGTATAGCGGCAGAAATGCCGGATAGACCTCTTTCCCCTCTTCGAGAAACGGGAAAAACCCCTTCATCATCATGCCGCAGGCGATAATCTGATGGTGGTTCAGCATAACACCTTTAGGGGGGCCCGTTGTGCCTCCGGAATAGGTGATGGAAGCTATATCACTATGGGGGTCAATCTCTGCATTTACAGGGGGAGCAGAAGAACGCAACAACTCTTTAAACTGATAAAACCCTTCTTGACTGGGGATGTCTGTCCTGGACAAATTCATTTCCTGGGAAAAGTTTTTTAGTAGTGTTTTGCCTAAAAGCTTCTTTAATGGCGGAAGGTATTCATCTATGCCGGTTATGATTACCCTTTCCATGTCTAAACCTGTATTAAACAGGTTTTCGTAAAGAATATCCTGACAGATAATTGTTTTGGAACCACTGTCCTGCAATTGATATTTTAGTTCATGACTGGTAAATACAGGACTCACAGGGGTGACTGCCGCTCCGGTCATCAGTACAGCCATATAAGAGATAATATACTGCGGGCTGTTTAAAACATATAATGCAACCACATCTCCCTTACCTACGCCAAGTTCGGCCAGAGCAGCCGCCAGGCTTTCCACCTGCTTTTTAAGCTCATTGTAGGTGAGTTGCTTACCGTAAAAAATAATGGCGGTCTTTTTACCGTACTTAGCACACATCTCTAAAAATACTGCTGGAACAGAAAGCTCAGGTACTTC contains:
- a CDS encoding AMP-binding protein, whose product is MEGYMKKPWLEYYTEGMKPSVEVPELSVPAVFLEMCAKYGKKTAIIFYGKQLTYNELKKQVESLAAALAELGVGKGDVVALYVLNSPQYIISYMAVLMTGAAVTPVSPVFTSHELKYQLQDSGSKTIICQDILYENLFNTGLDMERVIITGIDEYLPPLKKLLGKTLLKNFSQEMNLSRTDIPSQEGFYQFKELLRSSAPPVNAEIDPHSDIASITYSGGTTGPPKGVMLNHHQIIACGMMMKGFFPFLEEGKEVYPAFLPLYHIYGQLVIMVMGLTQGATLVIFTTPDIDEVLAAVERYQCTGFFGVPTMYEYLKEYDKTGRVDWKRLKLLICGADTLHERTVQDWEKRTGTQIIEGYGQTESGGVSIVNPRNRPKTGTMGIPVSNVKAAVIAIDSTEFVPPGEVGEIVLQGPNVMMGYWNKPEATAETLVQINGEQWLRTGDLGYMDEEGYFHFVDRTRDLIKFKGYSIFARDVEEVLYTHPHVKAAGVIGVSNPKVGQMVKANVVLQPEARGKVTEEEIIKFCEESLAHYKVPKIVEFRGELPKTDVGKVSRRELREEEEEAI